The Haloarcula laminariae genomic sequence GTCGACCCGGTCGTGGCGGAGTTCGGTCGCCGCCCCGTCGGTCACCAGCACGTCCACCACCTCGTCGCCGGGGACGTGGCCTCCTTTGACGAGGGCGGCGTCGGCGCCCATCTCGACGAGGTCCCGCCCCGCCGCGGCCGCGCTGTCGGGGTCCGTTATCTCCCGCCCGGTCAGGACCTCGGCCTCGTCGGCGTTGGGCGTGACGAGCGCCGACTCAGCGACCAGCGCCTCGTAGGCGTCCTCGGCCTCGGCGGCCAGGAGCCGGTCGCCCGACGCCGCGACCATCACCGGGTCGACGACCAGATTCGGGAGGTCGGCCGCCCGCTCGGCCACCAGGTCGATGACCTCGCCCGTCGCGAGCATCCCGGTCTTGACGGCGGCCACGCCGAAGTCGTCAAGCACGGCGTCCATCTGGGCCGCGATGTCGTCGGTCGGCAGGAGATGGCTCCCCTGGACGCCCGTGGTGTTCTGTGCGGTGACGCTCGTGACGGCGCTGGTGCCGAAGGCCCCGCCGGCCTCGATGGTCTTCAGGTCGGCCTGGATACCGGCCCCGCCGCCCGAGTCGCTCCCCGCGATGGTGAGGACGACCGGCGGCGTCACCGGTGACTCCGTCCGTTGCATAAGCGGGGGCTCGCCCGGCGGCCCCAAAGGGATGCCGACTCCCGCGTCCCGCCGCTGGAGCCGGCTTCGCCCGCAGACACCGGCGACACCCGACCCGTCCTAGTATGCTAATAATACTACATACGACACCCGGACAAGGCTTATATGGTAGAACTCCCCATGCAACACCTACACAATGGCATCGGCCCCAAGCAACACGCAGCAAGCAGACGAGCAGTACGGCGCTTTCACGACCGGCGACGGCGATGTCGTCGTCTACGACACGGACAACCCCGAGGCGTGGCTCCAGTCCGACTACGCCGTCGAGGTAGGGCCCGCATCAGAGCGGACAAGCGCCTAGTTCTTCCCCCGCTCGCCGCCGCGATTCGAACTGACAGAGGCGTCACTCGCGTCCGAGCCGGCGCGGGGCTGACGGCCCGCCCGGACGCGCGGTCGCGCCCTACTCCAGCTTTCCGAGATACTCCTCGAAGGTCCCCCAGAAGGGGTCCACGCCGGGGTGAGCCGTGGGCTCGCCGTCGACGACCAGCCCGGAGCCCTCGACGACATCCCCCGCGTCGGCCGCCGGAATCCCCTCCGATTCGAGCGCGGCGAGGACGTCGTCGACGCCCTCGGGCTCGACCGCCGCGAGCAGCGTCCCCTCGCTGATGGATATCCACGGGTCGATGTCGAAGAACTCACAGGCCGCCCGGACACCGGGCTGGACCGGTACCCGGTCGGTCTCCAGTTCGATACCGACGCCGGCCGCCCGCGCCATCTCGTAGAGCCCGCCGTAGATACCGCACTCGGTCGCGTCGTGCATCGCCGTCACCGGTCCCGCGGCGGCCGCCGTCAGGGCGTCCCTGACGGGGCTCATGTCGTAGAAGCGGTCGGTCGCGTCGGCGACGGTCGCGGCGTCCAGCTGTTCGGCCATGAGCGACTCGAACTGGATAGACAGCAGCCCCGTCGCCTCGATAGCCGGCCCCTTCGTGACGACGATGCGGTCACCGACGCTCGCGCCGTCGGGGCGAACGAGGTCGTCGAACTCGCCCACGGAGACCGCCGTCGCGCCGCCGACCATCGGGTAGTTACAGCCGGCGTACCGCCCGGTGTGGCCGGTGACGACCGACACGCCCAGCTCGCGGGCCTCCTCGTCGAAGGTCTCCCACACCGTCCGGAACTCCTCGTTCGTTATCTCCGGGGGGAGGTTGAAGTCGACGGACAGATGCGTCGGCGGGAGGCCGGAGACGGCCACGTCGCTCATCAGGATGTGGAAGGCGAACCAGGCGGCCCGCTCGAACCCCAGCGACGGCATCAGGAAGACCGGGTCGCTGGCCATCGCGACGGCCCGCTCGCCGATGTCGATAACGC encodes the following:
- a CDS encoding DUF7331 family protein, with translation MASAPSNTQQADEQYGAFTTGDGDVVVYDTDNPEAWLQSDYAVEVGPASERTSA
- a CDS encoding AIR synthase family protein, translated to MPELGKVDRDFFDEYIYPSLGANRDDVTLGPQHGVDFGVIDIGERAVAMASDPVFLMPSLGFERAAWFAFHILMSDVAVSGLPPTHLSVDFNLPPEITNEEFRTVWETFDEEARELGVSVVTGHTGRYAGCNYPMVGGATAVSVGEFDDLVRPDGASVGDRIVVTKGPAIEATGLLSIQFESLMAEQLDAATVADATDRFYDMSPVRDALTAAAAGPVTAMHDATECGIYGGLYEMARAAGVGIELETDRVPVQPGVRAACEFFDIDPWISISEGTLLAAVEPEGVDDVLAALESEGIPAADAGDVVEGSGLVVDGEPTAHPGVDPFWGTFEEYLGKLE